A part of Drosophila bipectinata strain 14024-0381.07 chromosome 3L, DbipHiC1v2, whole genome shotgun sequence genomic DNA contains:
- the LOC108126262 gene encoding UPF0415 protein C7orf25 homolog — protein MEEQEDQEQLYREAQKKVELGEELKVALKDFEDIPGVTKVQRKIQQELKFLNKVISTKSVKEHHITSSNFVYYDFLIKTLRLQQGVVDINAVFRLESRDNPLRVDIVANNGLKWVKVIARNSKSVEDAVRGCVSMGARSVLDQAEDYLEASSLHFCMFQKPKIVFYFSNKIEDSLREELLEMGVQTASLDSPDSDVDEYATTSNELNLDVTTLLAYVSALTNGNANWVYKEQLLTEQAERERASPLKPLLEKILEGKKLVCCQLAYDAFQNILDIVGGPEERKRAEELMKRVSVYPDVESIPEEFSHIRFTANVNERSLKIFSFGMARQIFTVTSNKAFVRSAKMQGINVPVFVHASVALTEGKQANAKPL, from the exons atGGAGGAACAAGAAGACCAGGAACAACTCTACAGGGAGGCGCAAAAGAAAGTGGAGCTGGGAGAGGAACTCAAAGTAGCCCTCAAGGACTTTGAAGACATTCCCGGAGTCACGAAGGTGCAGCGAAAAATCCAGCAGGAACTCAAGTTTCTAAATAAG GTGATTTCCACCAAATCCGTTAAAGAGCACCACATAACCAGCagcaattttgtttattacgACTTTCTTATTAAAACACTGCGATTGCAACAAGGAGTCGTGGACATCAATGCTGTTTTCCGATTGGAATCGCGGGATAATCCACTGCGGGTCGATATTGTAGCAAACAATGGGCTCAAGTGGGTGAAGGTGATAGCCAGGAACTCGAAATCTGTGGAAGATGCAGTCCGAGGATGTGTGAGCATGGGTGCCAGAAGTGTCTTGGATCAGGCGGAAGATTATCTGGAGGCCAGTTCCCTGCACTTTTGCATGTTCCAGAAGCCAAAA ATCGTCTTTTACTTTTCCAACAAAATAGAGGATTCGCTTCGTGAAGAGCTCCTGGAAATGGGCGTGCAAACCGCTTCTCTAGACTCGCCGGACAGTGATGTAGATGAATATGCCACTACTTCGAATGAACTGAACTTGGATGTAACCACCCTTCTAGCCTACGTGAGTGCCTTGACGAATGGAAATGCCAACTGGGTATACAAGGAACAGTTGCTCACTGAACAAGCTGAAAGAGAACGAGCTTCCCCCTTGAAACCGCTTCTGGAGAAAATCCTTGAAGGGAAAAAGCTAGTCTGCTGCCAGCTAGCATACGATGCCTTTCAAAATATTCTTGACATAGTCGGTGGGCCGGAGGAGCGAAAGCGGGCCGAAGAACTAATGAAAAGGGTCAGCGTTTATCCGGACGTGGAAAGCATTCCAGAGGAATTCTCCCACATTCGCTTCACTGCCAATGTGAACGAGCGAAGcttgaaaatatttagttttggGATGGCCAGACAAATTTTTACTGTGACTTCGAATAAGGCTTTTGTAAGATCAGCTAAAATGCAAGGTATCAATGTACCTGTTTTTGTACACGCTTCTGTGGCACTAACCGAGGGCAAACAGGCCAACGCTAAACCACTTTGA
- the LOC108126266 gene encoding uncharacterized protein has product MDCAPLNLAHFHERRSERFIRNHRYEEAIKALETSLIYIQDAQKNVCLPKSKEVLDTLTLDFQRKLRQIEIRKTQHGLNKLNDFAPLKETSPMLPLRPDNSGSGGLVSAQSVAKAIDKTVQDFDAKFTSTLANKAHLATSEPQIDAIKNIDSVRGDEEDAFENRLAGSEDLDLPSLAPLELPSFDYSLFTSSSAPSLASFAGFAESFQK; this is encoded by the exons atGGACTGCGCTCCTCTAAATTTG GCACACTTCCACGAGCGACGATCGGAGCGGTTCATCCGCAATCATCGTTATGAGGAAGCTATCAAGGCCCTGGAAACATCTTTGATTTACATACAGGATGCCCAGAAGAACGTTTGCTTGCCAAAATCCAAGGAGGTTCTGGACACTTTAACGCTGGACTTCCAAAGGAAACTCCGTCAGATTGAAATAAGGAAAACTCAGCATGGGCTGAACAAGCTGAATGACTTTGCTCCTTTGAAGGAAACAAGCCCTATGCTACCGCTCCGACCGGACAATAGTGGAAGTGGGGGACTGGTTTCGGCCCAGTCCGTTGCCAAGGCAATCGACAAAACTGTTCAGGATTTCGATGCCAAATTCACATCTACGCTGGCGAATAAGGCTCATTTGGCAACTTCGGAGCCCCAAATAGATGCCATCAAAAATATAGATTCAGTGAGAGGCGACGAAGAGGATGCCTTTGAGAATCGCCTGGCTGGCAGCGAGGATTTGGATTTGCCTTCCCTGGCTCCCTTGGAGCTTCCCTCCTTTGACTATAGTCTCTTTACCAGTTCTTCAGCTCCATCGCTGGCAAGCTTTGCAGGCTTCGCGGAGAGTTTCCAAAAgtaa
- the LOC108126265 gene encoding protein DPCD → MSYQNWLNYLQSAEKNSMISGRLRKVLYKFPDGQQMAEEYNMDTGIIQRRAWRKCKQLMGEPEWEIELGEEPRQLNWSGNKQNGPGGDAEPLGGSEFTVRESNTAPLLSKRVTKKNIEWRIRNMPYPLDVYNVTASPEQRAIIVRTSNKKYYKVIPVQDLDRCGVAPAQDNISVHHQFNTLIITYKKPDILCEMEAQVLLLLKNVETETDMDDLLKGLMAK, encoded by the coding sequence ATGTCCTACCAAAACTGGCTGAACTACCTGCAGTCGGCGGAGAAGAACTCCATGATCAGCGGCCGGCTGCGCAAGGTTCTCTACAAGTTTCCGGACGGACAGCAGATGGCCGAGGAGTACAACATGGACACGGGAATCATTCAGCGCCGTGCCTGGCGAAAGTGCAAGCAGTTGATGGGAGAGCCGGAGTGGGAGATCGAGCTGGGCGAAGAGCCGCGTCAACTGAATTGGTCGGGCAACAAACAGAACGGACCTGGAGGTGATGCGGAACCACTAGGCGGAAGCGAGTTTACCGTCAGGGAAAGCAACACAGCTCCTTTGCTCTCCAAGAGGGTTACCAAGAAGAACATCGAGTGGCGCATCCGAAACATGCCATACCCCTTGGATGTATACAATGTCACCGCTAGCCCGGAGCAGCGAGCCATCATTGTACGCACTAGCAATAAGAAGTACTACAAGGTAATACCAGTTCAAGATTTGGATCGTTGTGGTGTCGCTCCCGCGCAGGATAATATCTCTGTCCACCATCAGTTCAACACCCTAATTATCACCTACAAGAAACCGGATATCCTATGCGAGATGGAGGCGCAGGTTTTGCTGTTACTGAAAAATGTTGAAACCGAAACAGACATGGACGATCTCCTCAAGGGTCTTATGGCCAAATAA
- the LOC108126264 gene encoding B-cell receptor-associated protein 31, producing the protein MSLVWTLIAGFLYAEIALVLLLVLPVASPYRWNRLFKSKFLAMLAKQAHIYFFLIMAFLVIFLLEAIREMRKYSHFEQAGEVHLNVEMQHSMRLFRAQRNFYISGFSIFLVLVIRRLVTLVSAQANLLAQSEASLKQAQSATAAARSLIEKGNTEKAKEAGEDTTLNELNKLRERVQELTSELNREKKDKEAVKSQAESINREYDRLTEEYSKLQKQITIGGASKGSGDKDD; encoded by the exons ATGAGTTTGGTGTGGACTTTGATCGCCGGCTTTCTCTACGCAGAGATTGCCTTAGTCCTTCTGCTGGTCCTGCCAGTGGCGAGTCCTTACCGATGGAACCGGCTCTTCAAGTCGAAGTTCCTAGCGATGTTAGCCAAACAGGCACACATATACTTCTTTCTCATTATGGCATTTTTGGTGATCTTCTTGCTGGAGGCCATTCGCGAAATGAGGAAGTACTCGCACTTTGAGCAGGCCGGGGAGGTGCACCTCAACGTGGAGATGCAGCACTCGATGCGCCTCTTCCGTGCCCAGCGCAACTTCTACATTTCTGGATTCTCCATCTTTCTGGTCCTGGTCATCCGGCGACTGGTGACCTTGGTCTCTGCCCAGGCCAACCTTTTGGCTCAGAGCGAGGCCTCCTTGAAACAGGCTCAGAGCGCCACCGCTGCCGCTCGCTCCCTGATCGAGAAGGGTAACACCGAGAAGGCCAAGGAGGCTGGCGAGGACACCACCCTGAATGAG CTCAACAAGCTGCGTGAGCGCGTCCAGGAGCTCACATCCGAGCTTAACCGCGAGAAGAAGGACAAGGAGGCCGTCAAGTCACAGGCGGAGAGCATCAACCGCGAGTACGACCGCCTCACCGAGGAGTACAGCAAGCTCCAGAAGCAGATTACCATTGGAGGAGCCTCCAAGGGCTCTGGCGACAAGGATGATTAA
- the JMJD5 gene encoding bifunctional peptidase and arginyl-hydroxylase JMJD5 produces MDPTLLKLAQLLPRLDDVEDLLENEVEARYILKKAISFMEKWESYKRHDDEEIRYLVSALVDRNWERIHTGHFSSVPLNIRKIYAIGCYFKIFFLLLESTSPAQREICSGILDEAQLLGCMEDWSDLKMALMQYLDEEQVEPSRPLPILMPSPRLQSSCDIPQLEAPSLNEFKTKCFEPRQPTLLLNTIQHWPAMEKWLDLNYLLKTAGSRTVPIEIGSNYASDEWSQQLVKIRDFLQRQFGSESGSQEIEYLAQHELFSQIPALKKDISIPDYCTISRDDPPGAVDIKAWLGPAGTISPMHYDPKHNLLCQVFGSKRIILAAPEDTEKLYPHDSEFLGNTSQIDAANPDLEKYPLLKEVKFYDLLLQAGDCLYMPPKWWHYVRSEAPSFSVSFWWE; encoded by the exons ATGGATCCAACGCTATTGAAGCTTGCACAGCTGCTTCCCCGCTTAGATGATGTCGAAGACCTACTTGAGAATGAAGTGGAGGCGCGgtatattcttaaaaaagcAATAAGCTTTATGGAGAAATGGGAATCTTACAAACGCCACGATGATGAAGAGATCCGGTACCTGGTCAGTGCCCTGGTGGACAGAAACTGGGAGCGCATACACACAGGGCACTTTAGCAGTGTCCCCTTAAACATAAGGAAAATATATGCCATTGGATGCTACTTTAAA atatttttccTTCTTCTTGAGAGCACAAGTCCTGCTCAACGGGAAATATGCAGTGGAATCCTAGATGAGGCTCAGCTCTTGGGATGCATGGAGGATTGGAGCGATCTGAAAATGGCCTTAATGCAATACCTAGATGAGGAACAAGTGGAACCCTCGCGGCCATTACCAATCCTGATGCCATCTCCTCGACTCCAAAGCTCCTGTGATATTCCCCAATTAGAGGCCCCCAGCTTAAACGAGTTCAAAACTAAATGTTTTGAACCACGGCAACCCACTCTCTTGCTTAACACCATCCAGCATTGGCCAGCTATGGAAAAGTGGTTGGATCTGAATTACCTGCTCAAAACAGCTGGAAGCCGTACTGTACCCATAGAGATTGGGTCCAACTATGCCAGCGATGAGTGGTCCCAGCAGCTGGTTAAGATTCGAGACTTTCTGCAGAGGCAATTTGGAAGTGAAAGCGGAAGCCAGGAAATTGAGTACCTTGCGCAGCACGAACTCTTTTCACAGATACCAGCGCTTAAGAAGGATATATCCATTCCGGATTACTGTACAATAAGTAGAGATGATCCTCCTGGAGCGGTAGATATAAAGGCCTGGCTGGGTCCAGCGGGAACCATTTCCCCCATGCACTATGATCCAAAGCACAACTTGCTGTGCCAGGTTTTTGGCTCCAAGAGGATTATACTTGCCGCTCCTGAAGATACAGAGAAACTGTACCCCCACGACAGCGAATTTCTGGGAAATACATCCCAAATAGATGCTGCAAATCCCGACCTTGAAAAGTATCCTCTGCTAAAAGAGGTTAAGTTCTATGACCTGCTCCTACAAGCAGGAGACTGCTTGTATATGCCGCCAAAGTGGTGGCACTATGTGCGATCTGAAGCCCCTAGCTTCTCAGTTAGCTTTTGGTGGGAATAG
- the LOC108126421 gene encoding FGGY carbohydrate kinase domain-containing protein, translating into MSKAPEPYFVGVDVGTGSARAALVASDGRVVEQSVQEIKTWTPEPHYYEQSTQDIWGAICKVVKHVIAGVNKSQVKGIGFDATCSLVVLGPQGAPLTVSKTGEPEQNVILWMDHRAVQETAEINSSKHPLLKYVGGQVSLEMEVPKLLWLKRNLSKTFTNIWRVFDLPDFLTWRATGVDIRSLCSVVCKWNYDAANQTWNKEFLKQADLEELTLDNFEKLGSDVQPPGRTVGKGLSEKAASELGLSPGTVVSTSLIDAHAGALGMFGCRSKGSSSSDDVQGKMALIAGTSTCHMSITRDACFAEGVWGPYQDAIIPGYFLNEGGQSVAGHLLDHVLKTHEAYTELKTKLGADKNIYQHLNKLLPELASARGLEEVSCLTEDIHVWPDLHGNRSPIADPTLRGIITGLDMSRGIESLAIKYLAFVQALAYGTRHIIENLYHHKRAPFQTLLFCGGLAKNPLYVQCHADICNLPALIPDEQEMVLVGAAALGAAASGHFDSLEKASKSMGGTGQLLKPNPRTLDFHNRKFKVFLQLLEDQRQYRNIMQGE; encoded by the exons ATGTCCAAGGCACCCGAACCATATTTTGTGGGCGTGGACGTGGGAACGGGCAGTGCCCGGGCCGCGCTGGTGGCCTCCGACGGCCGGGTTGTGGAGCAGTCGGTGCAGGAAATCAAAACCTGGACCCCGGAGCCCCACTACTACGAGCAATCCACTCAGGATATTTGGGGAGCCATCTGCAAGGTTGTGAAG CATGTCATTGCCGGCGTCAATAAGTCACAAGTCAAGGGCATTGGTTTCGATGCTACCTGTTCCTTGGTGGTTCTGGGACCTCAGGGAGCTCCCCTGACCGTCAGCAAGACCGGAGAGCCGGAACAAAACGTGATCCTCTGGATGGATCATCGCGCCGTCCAGGAAACAGCGGAGATAAACTCCTCCAAGCATCCCCTGCTGAAGTACGTTGGTGGTCAGGTTTCCCTGGAAATGGAGGTGCCAAAGCTCTTGTGGCTTAAGAGGAATCTTTCAAAGACCTTTACCAATATCTGGCGAGTGTTTGATCTTCCGGATTTCCTAACCTGGAGGGCAACGGGTGTAGACATCCGTTCTCTCTGCTCCGTGGTTTGCAAGTGGAACTACGATGCGGCCAACCAGACCTGGAACAAGGAGTTCTTGAAGCAGGCCGATTTGGAGGAACTCACTCTGGACAATTTCGAGAAGCTGGGCAGTGATGTGCAGCCTCCTGGTAGAACTGTGGGAAAAGGCCTCTCCGAAAAGGCTGCGTCGGAGTTGGGACTTTCTCCGGGCACAGTGGTGAGCACGTCCCTAATCGATGCCCATGCTGGAGCTCTGGGAATGTTTGGGTGTCGCTCAAAGGGGTCTAGTTCATCCGACGATGTGCAGGGCAAAATGGCCCTCATCGCTGGTACCTCTACTTGCCACATGTCTATTACGCGGGATGCCTGCTTTGCCGAGGGGGTGTGGGGTCCTTACCAGGATGCCATCATCCCCGGATACTTCCTCAACGAGGGAGGACAGAGCGTTGCTGGCCATCTTCTTGATCATGTCCTTAAGACTCATGAAGCCTACACGGAGCTCAAGACCAAGCTGGGAGCAGACAA gaatatTTACCAGCATCTTAATAAACTACTTCCCGAACTGGCTAGTGCTCGGGGCCTAGAAGAGGTGAGCTGTCTCACGGAGGATATTCATGTCTGGCCTGATTTGCATGGAAACCGGTCACCCATAGCCGATCCCACGCTACGAGGAATT ATTACTGGACTGGACATGTCGCGTGGAATTGAATCTCTGGCCATTAAATACCTGGCCTTCGTTCAAGCCTTGGCT tatGGTACACGTCATATTATTGAAAACCTTTATCATCATAAGCGAGCACCTTTCCAAACACTTCTCTTCTGCGGTGGCTTGGCCAAGAATCCTTTATACGTACAATGCCATGCGGATATTTGCAATTTGCCGGCTCTCATTCCAGATGAGCAGGAAATGGTCCTTGTGGGAGCGGCTGCATTAGGTGCCGCTGCTTCAGGACATTTTGACAGTTTAGAG AAAGCCTCCAAATCCATGGGCGGCACTGGCCAGCTTTTAAAGCCGAACCCCAGGACTCTTGACTTTCATAATCGTAAGTTTAAGGTGTTCCTGCAGTTGCTAGAGGATCAGCGCCAATACAGAAACATTATGCAGGGAGAATAG
- the Mul1 gene encoding mitochondrial E3 ubiquitin protein ligase 1 produces MDFLHESVALGVDLVILGLCVREYIQYKRTAQVLKTAPQYGIDGDLKSVVEKHHDKKIPYAVIRGTVTPIGVPLRSNLVPSVSGVLQIVKLHEHRVTRGFAGFWTEHHKLLHETANEMPFELRNQEHGVEIMDALKAAILDVDMVYDNYEPTSLSVMDHVFGFFSGVRQRGLQTTEEVLREGSFLTAVGELELDGNTLRMQPSTAGPLFLTTATKSMLIKRFEDAKGATLIKLIVCGSISIILVSFIAKKMYKRRKQLKEEAKIRDRLETERRERRAKSRPQNMSEDQLCVVCSTNPKEVILLPCGHVCLCEDCAQKISIACPVCRGKIAAKAAAFIS; encoded by the exons ATGGACTTCCTCCATGAATCAGTAGCTTTAGGCGTAGATTTAGTAATTCTAGGACTATGCGTGCGAGAATATATACAATACAAGCGCACGGCGCAGGTGCTAAAG ACTGCACCTCAATACGGTATAGATGGGGACTTGAAATCGGTGGTGGAGAAGCATCACGATAAAAAGATACCCTACGCCGTAATCCGCGGAACAGTGACGCCCATTGGCGTTCCGTTGCGGAGCAACCTGGTCCCAAGTGTGAGTGGTGTCCTACAGATTGTGAAGCTGCACGAGCACAGAGTAACCCGAGGATTTGCTGGCTTTTGGACGGAGCACCATAAGCTTCTCCACGAGACGGCCAATGAGATGCCATTCGAGTTGCGCAATCAGGAACACGGCGTAGAGATTATGGATGCTCTGAAGGCGGCAATCTTGGATGTTGATATGGTCTACGATAACTACGAACCAACCAGTCTTTCTGTTATGGATCACGTCTTCGGGTTCTTCTCTGGAGTTCGCCAAAGGGGTCTGCAAACCACCGAAGAAGTTCTAAGGGAAGGCAGCTTCCTCACTGCCGTAGGAGAATTAGAATTGGATGGAAACACCTTACGAATGCAGCCCTCTACAGCTGGTCCACTTTTCCTAACTACTGCCACAAAGTCTATGCTAATCAAGCGCTTCGAGGATGCTAAGGGAGCTACCCT TATAAAGCTTATTGTGTGTGGTAGCATCTCCATCATCTTGGTTTCTTTCATTGCGAAAAAGATGTACAAGCGGCGAAAACAGCTTAAGGAGGAAGCCAAAATACGAGATCGCTTAGAGACAGAGCGAAGGGAGCGTCGAGCTAAAAGTCGTCCACAGAACATGTCGGAAGATCAGCTTTGCGTAGTGTGCTCCACCAACCCGAAAGAG GTTATTTTACTGCCCTGTGGTCATGTATGTCTCTGCGAGGACTGTGCCCAGAAAATCTCGATTGCCTGCCCTGTGTGTCGTGGTAAAATCGCCGCCAAGGCGGCTGCTTTCATTTCTTAG